In Sylvia atricapilla isolate bSylAtr1 chromosome 25, bSylAtr1.pri, whole genome shotgun sequence, a genomic segment contains:
- the KCNA2 gene encoding potassium voltage-gated channel subfamily A member 2: protein MTVATGDPADEAAALPGHPQDTYNPETDHECCERVVINISGLRFETQLKTLAQFPETLLGDPKKRMRYFDPLRNEYFFDRNRPSFDAILYYYQSGGRLRRPVNVPLDIFSEEIRFYELGEEAMEMFREDEGYIKEEERPLPENEFQRQVWLLFEYPESSGPARIIAIVSVMVILISIVSFCLETLPIFRDENEDMHGSGLSHLPYSNSSMGYQQSTSFTDPFFIVETLCIIWFSFEFLVRFFACPSKAGFFTNIMNIIDIVAIIPYFITLGTELAEKPEDGQQGQQAMSLAILRVIRLVRVFRIFKLSRHSKGLQILGQTLKASMRELGLLIFFLFIGVILFSSAVYFAEADESESQFPSIPDAFWWAVVSMTTVGYGDMVPTTIGGKIVGSLCAIAGVLTIALPVPVIVSNFNYFYHRETEGEEQAQYLQVTSCPKIPSSPDLKKSRSASTISKSDYMEIQEGVNNSNEDFREENLKTANCTLANTNYVNITKMLTDV from the coding sequence ATGACAGTTGCTACTGGAGATCCTGCAGAtgaagctgcagctcttcccgGTCACCCGCAGGACACGTACAACCCCGAGACCGACCATGAGTGCTGTGAGAGGGTGGTCATCAACATCTCGGGGCTGCGCTTCGAGACGCAGCTCAAGACTCTTGCCCAGTTCCCAGAGACCTTGCTAGGGGATCCTAAAAAGAGGATGAGATATTTCGACCCTCTCCGGAACGAGTATTTCTTTGACCGGAACAGACCCAGCTTCGATGCCATTTTGTACTATTACCAGTCCGGGGGGAGGTTGCGGCGGCCGGTGAACGTGCCCTTGGACATCTTCTCCGAAGAGATCCGCTTCTAtgagctgggggaagaagcCATGGAGATGTTTCGGGAGGATGAAGGCTACAtcaaggaagaggagaggccGCTGCCTGAGAACGAGTTCCAGAGACAAGTGTGGTTGCTCTTTGAGTACCCCGAGAGCTCAGGCCCTGCCAGGATTATAGCTATTGTCTCCGTCATGGTGATTTTAATCTCCATCGTCAGCTTTTGCCTGGAAACGTTGCCCATTTTTCGGGATGAGAACGAAGACATGCACGGCAGCGGGCTGAGCCATCTGCCCTACTCCAACAGCAGCATGGGGTACCAGCAGTCCACTTCTTTCACAGACCCCTTCTTCATCGTGGAGACTCTTTGCATCATCTGGTTCTCCTTCGAGTTCTTGGTGAGGTTTTTCGCCTgccccagcaaggctggttTTTTTACCAACATCATGAACATTATAGACATCGTAGCCATCATTCCCTATTTCATCACCTTAGGGACAGAGCTGGCCGAGAAGCCAGAGGatggccagcagggccagcaaGCCATGTCCTTAGCCATCCTTCGAGTCATCCGCTTGGTGCGGGTCTTCAGGATCTTCAAGCTCTCCCGGCACTCCAAGGGGCTGCAGATCCTGGGGCAGACTCTCAAGGCCAGcatgagggagctgggcctcttgatatttttcctcttcatcgGCGTCATCCTCTTCTCCAGCGCCGTCTACTTTGCTGAGGCCGACGAGAGCGAGTCCCAGTTCCCGAGCATCCCCGATGCCTTCTGGTGGGCTGTGGTTTCCATGACGACTGTTGGCTACGGAGACATGGTCCCCACAACCATCGGGGGGAAAATAGTGGGTTCCTTGTGTGCCATCGCTGGCGTATTAACGATTGCCTTACCAGTGCCCGTCATAGTGTCTAACTTCAATTACTTCTACCACCGGGAGACcgagggagaggagcaggctCAATATTTGCAAGTAACCAGCTGCCCAAAGATCCCCTCTTCCCCTGAcctaaagaaaagcagaagtgcCTCTACTATTAGTAAGTCTGATTATATGGAGATTCAGGAAGGTGTAAACAATAGCAATGAGGATTTTAGGGAGGAGAACTTGAAGACCGCCAATTGCACCCTAGCTAACACAAACTATGTGAATATCACCAAAATGCTAACCGATGTCTAG